The DNA segment CTCCGCCCTGCTCCACCCGGATTCGCTTCGATCCGTGTCCATGACCTGAAGCATACCTTCGGCCGCCGGCTTCGGGCAGCCGGGGTAACGGAAGAGGACCGGAAGGCTCTGCTAGGGCACAAGAACGGCAGCATCACCAGTCACTACTCGGCAGCAGAGCTGGGAAAACTGATCGATGAAGCCAACAAGATATCGGCGACGGACTCCCGTGGGCCGGTGCTGACAATACTGAGGAGGAAGGCAGGATGAAGAGTCCCGCAAAAGTCCCTGACACGAAAAAGGCCAGTCGTTTCCGAACTGGCCTAAGTCGTTGAAGAATATGGTCGGGACGGAGTGATTCGAACACTCGACCCCTTGCACCCCATGCAAGTGCGCTACCAGGCTGCGCTACGCCCCGACGTTTTGTAGCTCGCTCCGGATCACCGGAAGCGGAGCGAACTATATCTTAAGCTTTTGAATTGTGGAAGGTTTTTTTCAAGAAAATTCACTTCCGCAACACATGGAGGACATCTTCGAGCTCGGCGATCATCTGGCGGATGAGCTGCTTGTACTGCGTGGTGTCTTCCTTGGCTTCGTCCCCGGAAAGGCGCTGACGCGCCCCGCCGATGGTGAAGCCCTGATCGTATAGCAGCGCCCGGATCTGCCGAATCATCAGCACATCCTGGCGCTGGTAGTAGCGCCTGTTACCGCGCCGCTTTACCGGGTTGAGCTGGGGAAATTCCTGCTCCCAATAACGCAGCACGTGGGGCTTGACTGCGCAGAGTTCACTAACTTCGCCAATAGTGAAATACCGCTTGCCTGGAATGGGCGGCAGCTCGTCGTTATGACTTGGTTCCAGCATAAGCTTCGACCCTGGCTTTGAGTTTCTGCCCTGGACGGAAAGTGACCACACGGCGAGCCGTGATCGGGATTTCCTCTCCGGTCTTCGGGTTTCGGCCAGGCCGCTGACGCTTGTCGCGCAAGTCGAAATTGCCGAACCCGGACAACTTCACCTGTTCGTTGTGCTCCAGCGCCTGACGGATTTCCTCGAAGAACAGCTCCACCAGTTCCTTGGCTTCCCGTTTATTCAGGCCAAGCTCTTCATAAAGACGTTCAGCCATCTCAGCTTTCGTCAGAGCCCCCATACGCTACTTCCTTAACGTGGCATTGAACCTGTCTTCCAGCGAGGTGACGATGTTTTGCGTTGTGTTGTTCACCTCATCGTCAGTAAGAGTGCGCGATGGATGCTGCCAGGTCAAGCCGACCGCCAAGCTTTTTCTAAGCGGATCAATGCCTTTACCGTGATACACGTCAAATAGCCTGAGGTCAGTCAGCCATTCGCCGGCGGCTTCACGGATGGTGGCGAGTACCGACTCGGCAGCAATGTCACGATCCACCAGCAGGGCGAGGTCACGGCGTACTTCAGGGAAGCGCGACAGCTCGCTGAACTTTGGCAGCTTGCCCTGCATCACTTCGGCCAGTACCAGCTCGAACATGTAGACCGGCTGATCCAGATCCAGGGCCTTGGCGAGTTCCGGGTGCAGCGCACCGAGGAAGCCGACCAGGCGTCCTTCTCTTTCGATGCAAGCGGTCTGACCCGGATGCAAGGCGGGATGCTCACCCGGCACGAAGCTGAAGGCATCCAGGTGACCAGCGGCGCCGAGGATGGCTTCCACATCGGCTTTGGCGTCATAGAAGTCGACGGCATCACGGCCATTGGCCCAGCTTACCGGCAGGCGGGAACCGCAGAGCACACCTGCCAGCATGGGCTCCTGCTTCAGACCCTCGAGCTGGCCAACGAAACGCAAGCCGCTTTCGAACAGGCGCACGCGGGACTGCTGACGGTTGAGGTTGTGCTGCAGGGCACTGACCAGGCCCGGCCACAGCGAAGAGCGCATGGCAGCCATGTCAGCGGAGATGGGGTTGGCCAGCATCAGCGGCTTCACGCCGGGATTGAACAGTTCGAACAGTTTCGGATCGATGAAGCTGTAGGTGATGGCCTCGTGGTAACCACGAGCTACCAGCAGGCGACGCAGGGCCGGCAGTTCGACGGCAGCCTCGGAACGCGCACGCGGCGCCAGGCGCGCTTGCGGGTAACGAACCGGCAGACGGTTGTAGCCATAGAGGCGGCCCAGCTCTTCGATCAGGTCCACTTCCAGGCTAATATCGAAGCGATGGCTCGGCACTGCCACTTGCCATTGGCCAGCACCTTCGGCGGCGACCTTCAGGTCCAACGCAGTGAGCAGACGCTCGACTTCGGCGGCGTCCATTTCCATGCCCAGCATCTGGGTGATGCGCTCGGCACGCAGGGTAACCGGCGCAACGTTCGGCAGGTGGTCCTGGCTGACGGCCTCGATGATCGGGCCAGCTTCGCCGCCGACGATTTCCAGTAGCAGGCCGGTGGCGCGCTCCATGGCTTCGCGGGCCAGCTGGAAGTCGACGCCACGCTCGAAGCGGTGGGACGAATCGGTGTGCAGGCCATAGGAACGGGCCTTGCCGGCAACAGCAATGGTGTCGAAGAAGGCTGCTTCGAGGAACAGGTCGCGGGTCTTACCGCTCACGCCACTGTGCTCGCCACCCATGACGCCAGCGATGGCCAGGGCACGGTCATAGTCGGCGACGACCAGAGTGTCGGCGCGCAGGCTGACTTCCTGGCCGTCCAGCAGGACGAGCTTCTCGCCCTCCTCCGCCATACGCACGCGGATGCCGCCATTGATTTCGGCGAGGTCGAAAGCGTGCATCGGCTGGCCAAGTTCGAGCATCACGTAGTTGGTGATGTCGACGGCGGCATCGATGCTGCGCACTTCGGAGCGACGCAGGCGCTCGACCATCCACAACGGGGTCGGACGAGACAGATCGACGTTGCGGATCACGCGACCGAGGTAGCGCGGGCAGGCCGCCGGAGCGGACACTTCGACCGGACGCACTTCGTCATGGGCCGGCGCAACGGCAGCAACCTGCGGGCGGGTGACCGGAGCGGCATAAAGCGCACCCACTTCGCGAGCGAGGCCGGACAGGCTCAGGCAATCGCCACGGTTGGGGGTCAGGCCCAGCTCGATGATCACGTCATCCAGGCCCAGATAGGCGCGAATGTCCTGGCCAACAGGCGCATCGGCAGCCAGCTCCATCAGGCCGTCGTTTTCGTCGCTGATCTGCAGCTCGGAGGCCGAGCAGAGCATGCCATTGGATTCAACTCCACGCAGCTTGGCCTTCTTGATCTTGAAGTCGCCCTGCAGTTCGGCGCCGATCATGGCGAAGGGAATCTTCAGGCCGGGGCGCACGTTCGGCGCACCACACACGACCTGGAAGGCTTCGGTGCCGTTGCTTACCTGGCAAACACGCAGCTTGTCAGCGTCCGGGTGTTGTTCGGTGCTCAGCACCTCGCCTACGATCACGCCACTGAAGGCGCCCGCCACCGGGGTGACGCTATCAACTTCGAGGCCTGCCATGGACAGACGAGCTACCAGCTCGTCGCGGGATACCTGCGGGCTTACCCAGCTCCGCAGCCAGTGTTCACTGAATTTCATCCTCTTCTCCTAGAGCCTGCTCAACGCCTGCTGCGCGTCGGCTCTACTGCGTTAAAAGCAGGCTCAAAATGCTCATTTACAACGCGTAAACTGCGCTTTTCCGCCTGCTTTTGCCTTGCATAGCGCTAGCTCGCAAGGCGTTGACACAGGCTCTGGATTCGTTTCGGACGCTGCGACCTAGCGGAATTGCGCAAGGAAGCGCAGGTCGTTGTCGAAGAACAGGCGCAAGTCGTTGACGCCATAACGCAGCATGGCCAAACGCTCTACGCCCATGCCGAAGGCGAAGCCCTGGTATTTCTCCGGGTCGATGCCGGACATGCGCAGTACGTTCGGGTGCACCATGCCGCAGCCCATCACTTCCAGCCAGCCAGTCTGCTTGCAAACGCGGCAGCCTTTGCCGGAACACATCACGCACTGCATGTCGACTTCAGCGGACGGCTCGGTGAAGGGGAAGAAGGAGGGTCGGAAGCGAACGCCGAGGTCCTTCTCGAAGAACACACGCAGGAACTCTTCGATGGTGCCCTTGAGGTCGGCGAAGCTGATGCCTTCGTCTACCAGCAGGCCTTCGACCTGATGGAACATCGGCGAGTGGGTGATATCCGAGTCGCAGCGATAGACGCGGCCGGGGCAGACGATGCGGATCGGCGGCTGCTGCGATTCCATGGTGCGTACCTGTACCGGGGAGGTGTGGGTACGCAGTAGCATGTTCGCGTTGAAATAGAAGGTGTCGTGCATTGCCCGGGCCGGGTGGTGGCCGGGAATGTTGAGCGCTTCGAAGTTGTGGTAGTCGTCTTCGACTTCGGGGCCTTCGGCAATGCCGTAGCCAATCCGAGTGAAGAACTGCTCGACGCGCTCAAGGGTACGCGTTACGGGATGCAGGCCACCAGAGACCTGGCCGCGACCCGGCAGGGTCACGTCGATTCGTTCAGCCGCGAGCTTGGCGGTCAGTGCAGCCTGCTCAAGCGACTCTTTACGGGTGTTCAATGCTTCCTGAACGCGCTCCTTGGCGGCGTTGATCAGGGCACCGACCCTGGGGCGCTCTTCAGCCGGCAGGTCGCCCAGGGTCTTCATCACCTGGGTCAGCTCGCCCTTCTTGCCAAGGTAGTGAACGCGAATCTGCTCCAGGGCGTTCACGTCTTCGGTTTGTTGCACGGCCTCAAGCGCTTGCGAGACCAGCGCATCCAGATTTTCCATGTACAGACTCCAGATACGAAATAGGGGAAGGGCACAAGGCCCTTCCCCTATCGATGACGTTCAGCACCGGGCGAACCCGGTGATTGTCGGGGACTTAAGCCAGGATGGCCTTAGCTTTCTCGACAATCGCAGCAAACGCCGCTTTTTCGTTCACTGCCAGGTCGGCCAGAACCTTACGGTCGATCTCGATGGCAGCTTTTTTCAGGCCAGCAATCAGGCGGCTGTAGGACAGACCGTTCTGACGAGCACCAGCGTTGATACGAGCGATCCACAGAGCGCGGAACTGACGCTTGCGCTGACGGCGGTCACGGTAGGCGTATTGGCCAGCCTTGATTACCGCCTGCTTGGCAACGCGGAACACGCGCGAACGTGCACCGTAGTAGCCTTTGGCGAGTTTCAGAATCTTTTTGTGACGCTTGCGAGCGATGACGCCACGCTTAACACGAGCCATGAGTAAACTCCTCTAAAATCTTGACCGGATTAACGAACGCGCAGCATGCGCTCTACTTTACGGACGTCAGACGGGTGCACCTGGGTGCAGCCGCGCAGCTGACGCTTACGCTTGGTAGTCATCTTGGTCAGGATGTGGCTCTTGAAAGCGTGCTTGTGCTTGAAGCCAGAAGCTGTCTTCTTGAAGCGCTTCGCAGCACCGCTCTTGGTTTTCATCTTTGGCATGTT comes from the Pseudomonas sp. TCU-HL1 genome and includes:
- a CDS encoding MerR family transcriptional regulator; the encoded protein is MLEPSHNDELPPIPGKRYFTIGEVSELCAVKPHVLRYWEQEFPQLNPVKRRGNRRYYQRQDVLMIRQIRALLYDQGFTIGGARQRLSGDEAKEDTTQYKQLIRQMIAELEDVLHVLRK
- the ihfA gene encoding integration host factor subunit alpha, with protein sequence MGALTKAEMAERLYEELGLNKREAKELVELFFEEIRQALEHNEQVKLSGFGNFDLRDKRQRPGRNPKTGEEIPITARRVVTFRPGQKLKARVEAYAGTKS
- the pheT gene encoding phenylalanine--tRNA ligase subunit beta produces the protein MKFSEHWLRSWVSPQVSRDELVARLSMAGLEVDSVTPVAGAFSGVIVGEVLSTEQHPDADKLRVCQVSNGTEAFQVVCGAPNVRPGLKIPFAMIGAELQGDFKIKKAKLRGVESNGMLCSASELQISDENDGLMELAADAPVGQDIRAYLGLDDVIIELGLTPNRGDCLSLSGLAREVGALYAAPVTRPQVAAVAPAHDEVRPVEVSAPAACPRYLGRVIRNVDLSRPTPLWMVERLRRSEVRSIDAAVDITNYVMLELGQPMHAFDLAEINGGIRVRMAEEGEKLVLLDGQEVSLRADTLVVADYDRALAIAGVMGGEHSGVSGKTRDLFLEAAFFDTIAVAGKARSYGLHTDSSHRFERGVDFQLAREAMERATGLLLEIVGGEAGPIIEAVSQDHLPNVAPVTLRAERITQMLGMEMDAAEVERLLTALDLKVAAEGAGQWQVAVPSHRFDISLEVDLIEELGRLYGYNRLPVRYPQARLAPRARSEAAVELPALRRLLVARGYHEAITYSFIDPKLFELFNPGVKPLMLANPISADMAAMRSSLWPGLVSALQHNLNRQQSRVRLFESGLRFVGQLEGLKQEPMLAGVLCGSRLPVSWANGRDAVDFYDAKADVEAILGAAGHLDAFSFVPGEHPALHPGQTACIEREGRLVGFLGALHPELAKALDLDQPVYMFELVLAEVMQGKLPKFSELSRFPEVRRDLALLVDRDIAAESVLATIREAAGEWLTDLRLFDVYHGKGIDPLRKSLAVGLTWQHPSRTLTDDEVNNTTQNIVTSLEDRFNATLRK
- the pheS gene encoding phenylalanine--tRNA ligase subunit alpha; this translates as MENLDALVSQALEAVQQTEDVNALEQIRVHYLGKKGELTQVMKTLGDLPAEERPRVGALINAAKERVQEALNTRKESLEQAALTAKLAAERIDVTLPGRGQVSGGLHPVTRTLERVEQFFTRIGYGIAEGPEVEDDYHNFEALNIPGHHPARAMHDTFYFNANMLLRTHTSPVQVRTMESQQPPIRIVCPGRVYRCDSDITHSPMFHQVEGLLVDEGISFADLKGTIEEFLRVFFEKDLGVRFRPSFFPFTEPSAEVDMQCVMCSGKGCRVCKQTGWLEVMGCGMVHPNVLRMSGIDPEKYQGFAFGMGVERLAMLRYGVNDLRLFFDNDLRFLAQFR
- the rplT gene encoding 50S ribosomal protein L20; translation: MARVKRGVIARKRHKKILKLAKGYYGARSRVFRVAKQAVIKAGQYAYRDRRQRKRQFRALWIARINAGARQNGLSYSRLIAGLKKAAIEIDRKVLADLAVNEKAAFAAIVEKAKAILA
- the rpmI gene encoding 50S ribosomal protein L35 translates to MPKMKTKSGAAKRFKKTASGFKHKHAFKSHILTKMTTKRKRQLRGCTQVHPSDVRKVERMLRVR